In the genome of Paenibacillus sp. FSL R5-0766, one region contains:
- the dnaG gene encoding DNA primase, with translation MSTGQGGIPESIIESVLQQNDIVDTVSRFVHLTKQGKYMKGLCPFHSEKTPSFTVTPEKQIFYCYGCGTGGNAIKFRMEIEGLSFPEAVKTMAEESHISMGDWQGRESAHVNPETERLLEAYELTAKLYHFLLKNTEHGKSAMEYLRSRGFGDKLIDQFQIGFAPNRWDTLVQFLEKRNYPLEEMEKGGLLSPRNEGQGYVDRFRDRIMFPINGRSGKPIAFAGRILGDGQPKYLNSPETRLFNKSRVLYNLHHAKNAIRKQRQAILFEGYGDVISAWDQDIQNGVAAMGTALTENQALMLKGMCDEVIICYDGDRAGQAAALKNSPILEEAGLQVKVALIPEGLDPDDFIRKHGGERFRNQIVDGAVTTTKFKLINLKKSHILLEGGGQIAYSKEAVKLIAPLPSPTEREVYLRELAAEVDVSFETLKQECNEEREAMKNNLQYGDNNPKRWNNGRQQNRQVPTPNLLPAYHAAERKLIAWMLQDDEAAQYVNEHLGEAFNLDDHAAIAAYLYAYYAQGKPSDTSRFMSSLHDDRLEKTVSSISMMDGPGEWSIQMLDDCIREVLKYPRKKEYDLKKEEMIAAERAGDSVRAAQIAIEMIALERQ, from the coding sequence ATGAGTACCGGACAAGGCGGTATACCCGAAAGTATTATTGAATCGGTGTTACAGCAGAATGATATTGTCGATACGGTGAGCCGATTTGTGCATCTGACCAAACAGGGGAAGTATATGAAAGGCCTCTGTCCTTTTCATTCCGAGAAGACGCCTTCGTTCACCGTTACACCTGAGAAACAAATTTTCTACTGCTACGGTTGCGGCACGGGTGGAAATGCCATCAAATTCAGGATGGAAATCGAAGGGTTATCCTTTCCCGAGGCTGTCAAGACGATGGCGGAAGAAAGTCACATCTCTATGGGGGACTGGCAAGGGCGTGAATCTGCTCATGTGAATCCGGAGACTGAACGTCTATTGGAGGCTTATGAGCTTACCGCGAAGCTGTATCATTTTTTGTTGAAAAATACAGAGCATGGCAAGTCAGCCATGGAGTATTTACGCTCAAGAGGTTTTGGCGACAAATTGATCGACCAGTTCCAGATTGGTTTCGCACCAAATCGTTGGGACACACTGGTACAATTTCTTGAGAAACGTAACTATCCGCTCGAAGAGATGGAAAAGGGTGGGCTTCTGTCACCGCGAAATGAAGGTCAGGGATATGTGGATCGATTCCGAGACCGGATTATGTTCCCGATTAATGGCAGGAGCGGTAAGCCAATTGCATTTGCAGGACGCATATTGGGAGATGGGCAACCGAAGTATCTAAATTCACCGGAAACCCGGTTATTTAACAAAAGCCGTGTTCTCTATAATCTGCATCATGCCAAAAATGCAATTCGCAAACAAAGACAAGCCATTTTGTTTGAGGGATATGGTGATGTCATCTCCGCATGGGATCAGGATATCCAGAATGGTGTAGCGGCAATGGGTACTGCGTTAACCGAGAATCAGGCCCTGATGCTCAAAGGCATGTGCGACGAAGTCATCATATGTTATGACGGCGACAGAGCAGGACAGGCTGCTGCACTCAAAAATTCCCCCATTCTTGAGGAAGCTGGATTGCAGGTCAAAGTGGCTCTCATACCCGAGGGACTTGACCCGGATGATTTTATCCGGAAGCATGGTGGTGAACGGTTCCGAAACCAGATTGTGGATGGTGCCGTGACAACTACAAAATTTAAACTTATAAACTTAAAAAAAAGCCATATACTGCTAGAGGGTGGCGGACAAATCGCCTATTCGAAAGAAGCAGTAAAATTGATTGCACCCTTACCTTCTCCAACAGAGAGGGAAGTGTATCTTCGTGAACTGGCTGCAGAAGTGGACGTATCCTTCGAAACATTGAAGCAGGAGTGTAATGAAGAACGGGAGGCAATGAAAAATAACCTCCAGTACGGGGATAATAACCCGAAAAGGTGGAATAATGGTAGGCAACAAAATAGGCAGGTGCCTACACCGAATCTGTTGCCGGCTTATCACGCTGCCGAACGCAAACTGATTGCCTGGATGTTGCAGGATGATGAGGCTGCCCAGTACGTGAATGAGCATCTTGGTGAAGCTTTTAACTTGGATGATCATGCAGCTATTGCTGCTTATCTATATGCCTACTATGCGCAAGGCAAACCGTCGGATACAAGCCGTTTTATGTCTTCACTGCATGACGATCGCTTGGAAAAAACGGTCAGTTCAATCTCGATGATGGATGGTCCAGGTGAATGGAGTATTCAAATGCTCGATGATTGCATCAGGGAAGTGCTGAAGTATCCGCGTAAAAAAGAGTACGATTTGAAAAAAGAAGAAATGATTGCTGCAGAGCGGGCAGGTGATTCTGTACGCGCGGCACAGATTGCAATTGAAATGATTGCCCTAGAGAGACAGTGA
- a CDS encoding YaiI/YqxD family protein, with the protein MKPGGLGLSELNIRHIVVDGDACPVKTEIAQTARLFNIPVLLVSSFDHLLQGGEGVRTVQVDRSDQSADLYIANHIKPYDVVITQDYGLAALALGKRCYVLSFRGREFNDRDIDFMLDSRHTAAKARKRGHYGKGPKPFTEQDREMFQHKLTKLLKDLQENV; encoded by the coding sequence ATGAAACCGGGTGGTCTGGGTTTGAGTGAGTTAAATATACGTCACATTGTTGTGGATGGTGATGCTTGCCCGGTCAAAACTGAGATTGCGCAAACCGCTCGCCTTTTCAACATCCCCGTATTGTTAGTCTCTTCATTTGATCATTTGCTTCAAGGAGGAGAAGGGGTACGAACCGTGCAAGTGGATCGCAGTGATCAGAGCGCAGACCTGTATATTGCTAATCATATTAAGCCATATGATGTGGTTATCACTCAGGACTATGGACTTGCGGCACTTGCGCTCGGCAAACGTTGTTATGTTTTGTCCTTTCGTGGTCGTGAATTCAACGATCGTGACATTGATTTCATGTTGGATTCTCGTCATACTGCGGCCAAAGCACGAAAAAGAGGCCATTACGGAAAAGGTCCAAAGCCTTTCACAGAGCAGGATCGAGAAATGTTTCAACATAAACTGACAAAACTTTTAAAAGATTTGCAGGAGAATGTGTAA
- the glyQ gene encoding glycine--tRNA ligase subunit alpha: MNFQQMILTLQQFWAEHNCIIVQPYDTEKGAGTMNPMTFLRSLGPEPWKVAYVEPSRRPSDGRYGENPNRLYQHHQFQVIIKPSPDNIQEIYLESLKRLGIDPLKHDIRFVEDNWENPSLGCAGLGWEVWLDGMEITQFTYFQQVGGIETNPVAVEITYGMERLASYIQDKENVFDLEWVEGITYGDVFRQPEFEHSKYTFEVSDVKMLFTLFNMHEEEANKAMAQHLVFPAYDYVLKCSHTFNLLDARGAISVTERTGYITRVRNLARQVAATYMEEREKLGFPLIKKGGAEHV; the protein is encoded by the coding sequence ATGAATTTTCAGCAGATGATTCTAACGCTGCAACAATTCTGGGCCGAGCATAACTGTATTATTGTCCAGCCATACGATACGGAAAAAGGGGCAGGTACGATGAACCCGATGACCTTTTTGCGTTCGCTTGGACCCGAACCTTGGAAAGTGGCCTATGTGGAGCCTTCCCGTCGTCCTTCGGACGGACGTTATGGTGAGAACCCTAACCGGCTGTACCAGCATCATCAGTTCCAGGTAATCATCAAGCCTTCACCGGACAATATTCAGGAAATTTATCTGGAAAGTCTGAAACGTCTGGGCATTGATCCGCTCAAACATGATATTCGGTTTGTTGAAGATAACTGGGAGAATCCTTCCCTTGGTTGTGCAGGTCTTGGTTGGGAAGTATGGTTGGACGGAATGGAAATTACACAATTTACGTATTTCCAACAGGTTGGTGGAATCGAGACAAATCCGGTAGCTGTTGAAATTACGTATGGTATGGAGCGTTTGGCTTCTTACATTCAGGATAAAGAGAATGTGTTTGATCTGGAATGGGTGGAAGGTATCACTTATGGTGATGTATTCCGTCAGCCAGAATTCGAACACTCCAAATATACGTTTGAAGTATCTGATGTCAAAATGCTGTTTACACTCTTCAACATGCATGAAGAAGAAGCAAACAAAGCCATGGCGCAGCATCTGGTATTCCCGGCATATGACTATGTGCTGAAATGTTCCCACACGTTCAACCTGTTGGATGCACGTGGGGCCATCAGTGTAACGGAACGTACGGGTTACATCACACGTGTCCGTAATCTGGCTCGCCAAGTCGCTGCAACATATATGGAAGAGCGTGAGAAGCTAGGCTTCCCGCTGATCAAGAAAGGGGGAGCCGAGCATGTCTAA
- the glyS gene encoding glycine--tRNA ligase subunit beta, producing MSKDLLFEIGLEEVPARFMRAAIAQLQERVVKWLDASRIAYGEVNAYATPRRLAVLIQNVAEKQEDIEEEVKGPSRKIALDDSGNWSKAALGFARSQGVEPDQFTFKELNGVEYIYATKSSKGVETASVVGEGLLSVLHAMTFPKFMRWASYDFKFVRPIRWIVALFGSEVIELEVTGVKSGNVTRGHRFLGKEAVISTPSSYVEVLRAEHVIVDIQEREQMIVSQIQALAAEKKWDIAIKEDLLEEVLFLVETPTVLFGTFDSSFLNIPQEVLITSMREHQRYFPVLDNEGQLLPFFVTVRNGGSDSLDVIAKGNEKVLRARLSDAKFFYEEDQKLQIKDALSKLESIVFQEELGTVGDKVRRIRKIADGLAAKLQVSGDVAESVSRSADICKFDLVTLMVGEFPELQGVMGEDYARKAGEKEEVAKAVFEHYQPRFAGDQSPASLVGAIVSAADKMDTIVGCFSINIIPTGSQDPYALRRQAAGIVQILLDHKLPLTLSDVFGVALQVHAQMNLLKRADEEVRKDLQDFFGLRVKKLLSETVRYDVVDAVISSGFDDISAVVPKGEALMAAVLTGDAFKTTVESFNRVGNLAAKASNASVHPELFTEDGERQLHEAWSKTNAEYRQALTQHDAAEALAIASAWKDGITSFFDSVMVMAEDEAVRANRLALLAAIDRDLKGFADFSKLVW from the coding sequence ATGTCTAAGGATCTGTTGTTTGAAATCGGGCTGGAAGAAGTACCTGCACGCTTTATGCGCGCAGCAATCGCACAGCTGCAAGAGCGTGTCGTGAAATGGCTTGACGCATCCCGCATTGCTTATGGTGAAGTGAATGCGTATGCCACACCGCGCCGTCTGGCTGTTTTGATTCAAAATGTGGCTGAAAAACAGGAAGATATCGAGGAAGAAGTGAAAGGTCCTTCACGCAAAATTGCCCTGGACGACAGTGGCAATTGGAGCAAGGCTGCACTCGGATTCGCCCGCAGTCAAGGTGTTGAACCGGACCAGTTCACGTTCAAGGAACTGAACGGTGTTGAATATATCTATGCAACAAAGAGCAGCAAAGGTGTGGAGACAGCTTCCGTGGTTGGCGAAGGATTACTTTCTGTATTACATGCCATGACGTTCCCGAAATTCATGCGTTGGGCTTCCTATGATTTCAAATTTGTACGTCCAATCCGCTGGATTGTAGCTTTGTTTGGCAGTGAAGTTATCGAGCTTGAAGTGACAGGTGTTAAATCGGGTAATGTAACTCGCGGACATCGTTTCCTCGGTAAGGAGGCCGTGATCTCCACTCCGTCTTCATACGTGGAAGTGTTGCGTGCAGAACATGTCATTGTTGATATCCAGGAACGTGAACAGATGATTGTATCCCAGATTCAGGCACTGGCTGCTGAGAAAAAATGGGATATCGCGATTAAGGAAGACTTGCTGGAGGAAGTCCTGTTCCTGGTGGAAACACCTACCGTATTGTTCGGGACATTTGACTCCTCATTCTTGAATATTCCACAAGAAGTATTGATTACTTCCATGCGTGAGCATCAGCGTTATTTCCCTGTGCTGGACAATGAAGGACAATTGTTGCCATTCTTCGTGACGGTACGTAACGGTGGAAGTGATTCACTGGACGTTATTGCCAAAGGGAATGAAAAAGTTTTGCGTGCACGTCTGTCTGATGCCAAGTTCTTCTATGAGGAAGATCAGAAGCTACAGATTAAGGATGCATTGTCGAAGCTGGAAAGTATCGTCTTCCAGGAAGAGCTGGGAACGGTTGGAGATAAAGTACGCCGTATTCGCAAGATTGCCGATGGACTTGCTGCCAAACTGCAAGTATCCGGTGATGTTGCTGAATCCGTTAGCCGCTCAGCAGATATCTGCAAATTCGATCTGGTGACACTGATGGTGGGTGAATTCCCGGAACTGCAAGGTGTGATGGGTGAGGATTACGCTCGTAAAGCTGGCGAAAAAGAAGAAGTGGCCAAAGCGGTATTCGAACACTATCAGCCACGTTTCGCTGGAGATCAATCTCCTGCTTCTCTTGTTGGTGCCATTGTGAGTGCTGCGGACAAAATGGATACAATCGTGGGTTGTTTCTCCATCAACATTATTCCAACGGGTTCCCAAGATCCGTACGCGCTGCGCCGTCAGGCTGCAGGGATTGTACAGATTTTGCTGGATCACAAGCTTCCGCTGACATTGTCAGACGTGTTCGGAGTAGCACTTCAAGTGCATGCACAGATGAACCTGTTGAAACGTGCAGATGAAGAGGTTCGTAAAGATCTGCAAGACTTCTTTGGTCTTCGTGTGAAAAAATTGTTGTCCGAAACTGTTCGCTACGACGTAGTGGATGCCGTAATTTCTTCGGGATTCGATGATATCAGCGCTGTGGTACCAAAAGGTGAAGCGTTGATGGCGGCTGTTCTGACAGGAGACGCATTCAAAACAACGGTTGAATCGTTCAACCGTGTAGGTAATCTGGCTGCCAAAGCATCCAATGCTTCCGTACATCCAGAACTGTTCACAGAAGATGGAGAACGTCAGCTACATGAGGCATGGAGCAAAACGAATGCAGAATATCGTCAGGCGTTGACTCAGCATGATGCTGCTGAAGCGCTGGCTATTGCATCTGCCTGGAAGGATGGTATTACCTCATTCTTCGATTCGGTCATGGTTATGGCCGAAGATGAAGCTGTTCGGGCAAATCGACTTGCCTTGCTCGCGGCTATTGATCGTGACTTGAAAGGATTTGCTGATTTTTCCAAGTTGGTTTGGTAA
- the recO gene encoding DNA repair protein RecO: MLYRVEGIVIRSMDYGEGNKIITLCTESGGKVGVLVRGAKKPKSRHAALVQPFTYGQYVYFRNTGLGTLNAGEIVESYHELREDLVKASYASYACELLDRVLQDEETGTFWFKQLKACLQALKEEKDPVVITSLYEMKILQASGYGPQFDECISCNQERPDEQLFISPRLGGVLCRACKHFDPPAMSVSPKALKLLRLFAQLDLQRLGNISVSESTRDEIKKLMRAFMDHQLGLNLKSRSFLDQMEKYGI, encoded by the coding sequence ATGCTATACAGGGTGGAAGGGATTGTCATCCGCAGCATGGACTACGGCGAAGGGAACAAAATCATTACGCTTTGCACCGAAAGCGGCGGGAAAGTAGGGGTACTCGTCCGCGGTGCCAAAAAGCCCAAGAGCCGACATGCTGCACTGGTGCAGCCGTTTACGTATGGTCAATATGTATATTTTCGCAATACAGGTCTAGGCACACTGAACGCTGGAGAAATTGTTGAATCTTATCATGAGTTGCGTGAAGATCTGGTCAAGGCCTCATATGCTTCTTATGCGTGTGAACTATTGGATCGGGTGCTTCAGGATGAAGAGACAGGTACATTTTGGTTCAAACAGTTAAAGGCGTGTTTGCAGGCGTTGAAGGAAGAGAAAGATCCGGTTGTTATTACAAGTCTGTACGAAATGAAAATATTACAGGCATCCGGATATGGTCCACAGTTCGATGAGTGCATCTCCTGCAATCAGGAGCGACCAGATGAGCAGTTGTTTATAAGTCCCAGACTTGGTGGCGTCTTGTGTCGAGCATGCAAACATTTCGATCCTCCAGCGATGTCAGTTAGTCCAAAGGCTCTGAAGTTGTTGCGTTTGTTCGCGCAGTTGGATCTGCAACGCTTGGGGAATATATCAGTGAGTGAGTCTACCCGTGATGAGATCAAAAAGTTGATGCGTGCTTTTATGGATCATCAGCTCGGTCTGAATCTTAAATCCCGTTCTTTCCTCGATCAGATGGAGAAGTACGGGATTTGA